CGAAGGCCGGGTGCCGGTCTTTCGGCCGGCGAGGGGGGCCGGGCTCGAGTGAGCGCCGCACTGCTCCCGCGCGCGGCCGCGATTGCTGGAATCGGCAGCACGGAGTTCTCGCGCGACGCCGGGCGGAGCGAGCTGCAGCTCGCCTGTGAGGCCATCCGAGCCGCCCTCGGAGACGCCGGTCTCGAGCCGGCGGACGTCGACGGACTCGTGAGCTACACCATCGATCCCGTCGAGGAGACGGAGCTCGTGCGCTCAGTCGGGTTCCAGGAGATCGCCTGGTCGAGCCGGGTGCCCTACGGCGGCGGCGGTTCGATGGGTGTCCTGCTCCACGCGGCCTCCGCGGTGATCAGCGGCGCGGCCGACGTGGTCGTCGCCTATCGCGCCATCCGGGCCCGCTCCGGCGCCAGCCGCTTCGGCGCTCCCAAGATCGCCCCGGGCCCCACCGCCGGCCACTCGGGCACGACGGCGATGCAGTGGTGCATGCCCTTCGGCGTGATCACGCCGGCGTCCTGGATGGCGCTGAACGCCACCCGATACATGCACGAGTACGGCGTGCGGAGCGTCGACTTTGGACGGGCCGTGGTCCAGCTCCGTGAGTACGCGGCAACGAATCCTGCGGCTTGGGGCTTCGGACGACCGATCACGCTCGATGCCCACCAGGGCTCGCGTTGGATCGCCGAGCCGTGCATCCGGCTCTTCGACTGCTGCCAGGAGACCGACGGGTCGGCGGCCCTCGTGATCACCCGCCGCGAGCACGCCGCCGATCTCGCGAAGGTCCCGGTCGTGATCGGCGCCGCGACCGGCGCGGGGCTCTTCGAGCAGGAGATCGCATCCGATCACTACCTCTCGGACCTCTCGGTGATGGCCGGATCCGTCGCGCTCGCCCGTCGCCTCTTCGACGGAGAGGCCGGCTTCCGCCGCGAGGACATTGACGCCGCCATGATCTACGACG
Above is a window of Acidimicrobiia bacterium DNA encoding:
- a CDS encoding lipid-transfer protein — its product is MSAALLPRAAAIAGIGSTEFSRDAGRSELQLACEAIRAALGDAGLEPADVDGLVSYTIDPVEETELVRSVGFQEIAWSSRVPYGGGGSMGVLLHAASAVISGAADVVVAYRAIRARSGASRFGAPKIAPGPTAGHSGTTAMQWCMPFGVITPASWMALNATRYMHEYGVRSVDFGRAVVQLREYAATNPAAWGFGRPITLDAHQGSRWIAEPCIRLFDCCQETDGSAALVITRREHAADLAKVPVVIGAATGAGLFEQEIASDHYLSDLSVMAGSVALARRLFDGEAGFRREDIDAAMIYDAFSPILLMQIEALGFCDRGLAKDFVADGNLALDGALPCNTNGGLIGEGYIHGLNLVLEATRQLRGTAVNQVTSARTVLVTSSRTGAVLTR